A single region of the Acanthopagrus latus isolate v.2019 chromosome 11, fAcaLat1.1, whole genome shotgun sequence genome encodes:
- the LOC119028331 gene encoding ELAV-like protein 1 isoform X2: MALRRGHIRYLKVCEVQSSQSDVRDSQHVKGAAGKELYDNGYEQMMEDDDARTNLIVNYLPQSMSQDELRSLFSSVGDVESAKLIRDKVAGHSLGYGFVNFVNPNDAERAISTLNGLRLQSKTIKVSFARPSSDMIKDANLYISGLPRTLSQQDLEDMFSRYGHIINSRVLVDQASGLSRGVAFIRFDKRSEAEDAVKHLNGHTPPGSSEPITVKFAANPNQARNSQMMSQMYHGQSRRFGGPVHHQAQRFRFSPMSVDHMGSGGGVSGNASSGWCIFIYNLGQDADEAILWQMFGPFGAVVNVKVIRDFNTNKCKGFGFVTMTNYEEAAMAIHSLNGYRLGDKVLQVSFKTSKGHK; this comes from the exons ATGGCGCTAAGACGAGGACATATCAGGTACCTGAAG gtgtgTGAGGTTCAGTCCTCCCAGAGTGATGTCAGAGACAGCCAACACGTGAAAGGAGCTGCTGGAAAG GAGTTGTATGATAACGGGTACGAGCAGATGATGGAGGACGATGATGCACGGACAAACCTGATTGTGAACTACTTGCCACAGAGCATGAGTCAGGACGAGCTGCGGAGTCTGTTCAGCAGCGTTGGCGACGTCGAGTCCGCCAAACTCATCAGGGACAAAGTGGCAG GCCACAGTTTAGGTTACGGCTTTGTTAACTTTGTTAACCCTAATGATGCAGAGAGGGCTATCAGTACCCTCAATGGCCTGAGGCTACAGTCTAAAACTATCAAG GTGTCTTTCGCGCGACCAAGTTCGGATATGATCAAAGATGCTAATCTATACATCAGCGGGCTGCCACGGACGCTAAGTCAGCAGGACCTGGAGGACATGTTTAGTCGCTACGGCCACATCATCAACTCCAGAGTGCTGGTGGACCAGGCCTCTG GTCTGTCACGGGGCGTTGCCTTCATCCGGTTTGATAAGCGCTCCGAGGCCGAAGACGCTGTCAAACACCTGAATGGGCACACGCCCCCGGGCAGCTCTGAGCCAATCACGGTGAAGTTTGCTGCCAACCCGAATCAGGCCCGTAACTCCcagatgatgtcacagatgtACCACGGCCAATCACGGCGCTTTGGAGGACCTGTCCATCACCAGGCCCAGAGGTTCAG GTTTTCCCCAATGAGCGTTGACCACATGGGCAGTGGGGGCGGAGTCTCTGGGAACGCATCCAGCGGTTGGTGCATCTTTATCTATAATCTGGGTCAGGATGCGGACGAGGCCATCCTGTGGCAGATGTTCGGGCCATTCGGCGCCGTCGTCAATGTGAAGGTGATCCGAGACTTCAATACCAACAAGTGCAAAGGTTTCGGCTTCGTTACCATGACAAACTACGAGGAGGCTGCCATGGCGATCCACAGCTTGAATGGGTACCGACTGGGAGACAAAGTCCTGCAAGTCTCCTTCAAGACCAGCAAGGGACACAAGTAG
- the stx6 gene encoding syntaxin-6 isoform X2 → MDWTTNELRNSLRSIEWDLEDLDETISIVESNPKKFNLDTAELTKRKAFITCTRQTVKEMKEKMSSPTSASVDRKNKQALLGEHGAQGPIWQPGPDKYSRLDRQLQNANSQFIEEQQVQQQLIAEQQDEQLELVSGTIGVLKNMSERIGMELDEQAVMLDDFSHEVDNTQSRLDNVMKKLAKVSHMTSDRRQWCAIGVLLTILFVVILLFFII, encoded by the exons ATGGACTGGACAACCAATGAGCTGAGGAACAGCCTGCGCTCCATTGAGTGGGACCTGGAGGACCTGGATGAGACAATCA GCATCGTCGAATCCAACCCAAAGAAGTTCAACCTGGACACAGCCGAGCTGACGAAGAGGAAGGCTTTCATCACCTGCACCAGACAGACGGTCAAG gaaatgaaggagaaGATGTCGAGTCCAACGTCTGCCTCGGTGgacagaaagaacaaacag GCTCTGCTTGGTGAGCATGGTGCTCAGGGTCCGATCTGGCAGCCCGGTCCTGATAAATACAGCCGACTGGACCGACAACTGCAGAATGCCAACTCGCAATTTATAGAGGAACAGCAAGTCCAGCAGCAG cTGATAGCGGAACAGCAGGATGAACAGCTGGAGCTCGTGTCGGGAACAATCGGAGTCCTGAAGAACATGTCAGAAAGGATCGGCATGGAGCTGGACGAACAGGCCGT GATGTTGGACGACTTCAGTCATGAGGTGGACAACACTCAGTCCCGACTGGACAACGTCATGAAGAAACTGGCCAAAGTATCTCACATGACTAGCG atcGTCGTCAGTGGTGTGCAATTGGCGTGTTGCTCACCATCCTCTTTGttgtcatcctcctcttcttcatcatctga
- the LOC119028331 gene encoding ELAV-like protein 1 isoform X1 — protein MALRRGHIRYLKVCEVQSSQSDVRDSQHVKGAAGKELYDNGYEQMMEDDDARTNLIVNYLPQSMSQDELRSLFSSVGDVESAKLIRDKVAGHSLGYGFVNFVNPNDAERAISTLNGLRLQSKTIKVSFARPSSDMIKDANLYISGLPRTLSQQDLEDMFSRYGHIINSRVLVDQASDSLGLSRGVAFIRFDKRSEAEDAVKHLNGHTPPGSSEPITVKFAANPNQARNSQMMSQMYHGQSRRFGGPVHHQAQRFRFSPMSVDHMGSGGGVSGNASSGWCIFIYNLGQDADEAILWQMFGPFGAVVNVKVIRDFNTNKCKGFGFVTMTNYEEAAMAIHSLNGYRLGDKVLQVSFKTSKGHK, from the exons ATGGCGCTAAGACGAGGACATATCAGGTACCTGAAG gtgtgTGAGGTTCAGTCCTCCCAGAGTGATGTCAGAGACAGCCAACACGTGAAAGGAGCTGCTGGAAAG GAGTTGTATGATAACGGGTACGAGCAGATGATGGAGGACGATGATGCACGGACAAACCTGATTGTGAACTACTTGCCACAGAGCATGAGTCAGGACGAGCTGCGGAGTCTGTTCAGCAGCGTTGGCGACGTCGAGTCCGCCAAACTCATCAGGGACAAAGTGGCAG GCCACAGTTTAGGTTACGGCTTTGTTAACTTTGTTAACCCTAATGATGCAGAGAGGGCTATCAGTACCCTCAATGGCCTGAGGCTACAGTCTAAAACTATCAAG GTGTCTTTCGCGCGACCAAGTTCGGATATGATCAAAGATGCTAATCTATACATCAGCGGGCTGCCACGGACGCTAAGTCAGCAGGACCTGGAGGACATGTTTAGTCGCTACGGCCACATCATCAACTCCAGAGTGCTGGTGGACCAGGCCTCTG ACTCTCTAGGTCTGTCACGGGGCGTTGCCTTCATCCGGTTTGATAAGCGCTCCGAGGCCGAAGACGCTGTCAAACACCTGAATGGGCACACGCCCCCGGGCAGCTCTGAGCCAATCACGGTGAAGTTTGCTGCCAACCCGAATCAGGCCCGTAACTCCcagatgatgtcacagatgtACCACGGCCAATCACGGCGCTTTGGAGGACCTGTCCATCACCAGGCCCAGAGGTTCAG GTTTTCCCCAATGAGCGTTGACCACATGGGCAGTGGGGGCGGAGTCTCTGGGAACGCATCCAGCGGTTGGTGCATCTTTATCTATAATCTGGGTCAGGATGCGGACGAGGCCATCCTGTGGCAGATGTTCGGGCCATTCGGCGCCGTCGTCAATGTGAAGGTGATCCGAGACTTCAATACCAACAAGTGCAAAGGTTTCGGCTTCGTTACCATGACAAACTACGAGGAGGCTGCCATGGCGATCCACAGCTTGAATGGGTACCGACTGGGAGACAAAGTCCTGCAAGTCTCCTTCAAGACCAGCAAGGGACACAAGTAG
- the stx6 gene encoding syntaxin-6 isoform X1 — MSMEDPFFVVKGEVQKAVNAAQSLHHRWSELLQEGGGASKEEMDWTTNELRNSLRSIEWDLEDLDETISIVESNPKKFNLDTAELTKRKAFITCTRQTVKEMKEKMSSPTSASVDRKNKQALLGEHGAQGPIWQPGPDKYSRLDRQLQNANSQFIEEQQVQQQLIAEQQDEQLELVSGTIGVLKNMSERIGMELDEQAVMLDDFSHEVDNTQSRLDNVMKKLAKVSHMTSDRRQWCAIGVLLTILFVVILLFFII, encoded by the exons ATGTCGATGGAAGACCCGTTCTTCGTCGTCAAGGG tgaagtCCAAAAGGCAGTGAATGCAGCACAGAGTCTCCATCACAGATGGAGCGAGCTGTTGCAGGAGGGGGGCGGTGCCTCCAAGGAGGAGATGGACTGGACAACCAATGAGCTGAGGAACAGCCTGCGCTCCATTGAGTGGGACCTGGAGGACCTGGATGAGACAATCA GCATCGTCGAATCCAACCCAAAGAAGTTCAACCTGGACACAGCCGAGCTGACGAAGAGGAAGGCTTTCATCACCTGCACCAGACAGACGGTCAAG gaaatgaaggagaaGATGTCGAGTCCAACGTCTGCCTCGGTGgacagaaagaacaaacag GCTCTGCTTGGTGAGCATGGTGCTCAGGGTCCGATCTGGCAGCCCGGTCCTGATAAATACAGCCGACTGGACCGACAACTGCAGAATGCCAACTCGCAATTTATAGAGGAACAGCAAGTCCAGCAGCAG cTGATAGCGGAACAGCAGGATGAACAGCTGGAGCTCGTGTCGGGAACAATCGGAGTCCTGAAGAACATGTCAGAAAGGATCGGCATGGAGCTGGACGAACAGGCCGT GATGTTGGACGACTTCAGTCATGAGGTGGACAACACTCAGTCCCGACTGGACAACGTCATGAAGAAACTGGCCAAAGTATCTCACATGACTAGCG atcGTCGTCAGTGGTGTGCAATTGGCGTGTTGCTCACCATCCTCTTTGttgtcatcctcctcttcttcatcatctga